In the genome of Bacillus sp. S3, one region contains:
- a CDS encoding DUF2624 domain-containing protein, translating into MKIFESIINHKINTITAEELLKYATQFNISVNRPQAKKIAEYLRGKNINIFNDKERALLIKQIAKAAGPETAREVNKLFMQLTKS; encoded by the coding sequence GTGAAAATATTTGAGAGCATCATTAATCATAAAATTAACACGATAACGGCTGAAGAACTGCTAAAGTATGCAACTCAGTTTAATATCTCCGTCAATCGGCCGCAGGCGAAAAAAATTGCCGAATACTTACGAGGAAAAAATATCAATATTTTTAACGATAAAGAACGTGCCCTTTTAATTAAACAAATCGCAAAAGCAGCCGGTCCTGAAACGGCACGGGAAGTGAATAAACTTTTTATGCAATTAACAAAAAGTTAA
- a CDS encoding deoxyribonuclease IV gives MLKIGSHVSMSGKKMLLAASEEAVSYGANTFMIYTGAPQNTRRKKIEDLNIEAGQRHMEANGISEIVVHAPYIINIGNTTNPDTFELGVRFLRTEIERTEALGATQIVLHPGAHVGAGTEEGIKKIIEGLNEVLTGKEQVQIALETMAGKGSECGKSFEELAMIIDGVNYSDRLSVCFDTCHTHDAGYNLVEDFDGVLNEFDRIIGLEKLKVLHINDSKNAVGMRKDRHENIGFGHIGFKTLNYIVHHPQLMEVPKILETPFVGEDKNNKKAPYKFEIDMLRKQQFNEDVLDQIMQG, from the coding sequence ATGTTGAAAATAGGCTCACATGTTTCGATGAGTGGAAAAAAGATGTTGCTCGCGGCAAGTGAAGAAGCAGTGTCATATGGTGCCAATACGTTTATGATCTATACGGGTGCACCGCAAAACACGAGGAGAAAGAAAATTGAAGACCTAAATATTGAAGCAGGGCAAAGACATATGGAAGCGAATGGGATTTCAGAAATTGTTGTCCATGCTCCGTATATAATCAATATTGGAAATACCACGAATCCTGACACGTTTGAATTAGGTGTAAGATTTCTTCGAACTGAAATTGAACGAACTGAAGCTCTAGGGGCAACACAAATCGTTCTTCATCCTGGTGCACATGTGGGGGCAGGTACAGAAGAAGGAATTAAGAAAATTATTGAAGGCTTGAATGAAGTTTTAACAGGTAAGGAGCAAGTGCAAATAGCTTTGGAAACAATGGCAGGCAAAGGATCGGAGTGCGGAAAGTCGTTTGAGGAATTGGCGATGATTATCGATGGTGTAAATTACAGTGATAGGCTGTCTGTTTGCTTTGATACATGCCATACACATGACGCCGGCTATAATCTTGTCGAAGACTTTGACGGGGTCTTAAATGAGTTTGATAGGATTATTGGTTTGGAGAAACTAAAGGTGCTCCATATCAATGATAGTAAAAATGCAGTAGGGATGAGAAAGGACCGTCACGAAAATATCGGTTTTGGCCATATCGGCTTTAAGACTCTAAACTACATCGTTCATCATCCACAACTAATGGAAGTTCCTAAAATCCTAGAAACTCCATTTGTCGGCGAAGATAAGAACAATAAAAAAGCGCCCTACAAATTTGAAATAGACATGCTTCGTAAACAGCAATTCAATGAAGATGTGCTTGATCAAATAATGCAAGGATAA
- a CDS encoding DEAD/DEAH box helicase — translation MKENRFERFKFQPFIIDSLNQFGFFEPTEIQERMIPLVLKGESAIGQSQTGTGKTLAYALPILEKIDPARQEVQAVITAPTRELASQIYQQILKVTAQCSPESSIMTRCYIGGTDKQRTIEKLKVQPHIVIGTPGRIKDLMIDQALFIHTSNILVVDEADMMLDMGFIEEVDQVAAKMQEKLQMLVFSATIPEKLKPFLKKYMENPKMVQIEPKRKAAENLEHYLLPSRHRSKKQLVHDTLLAYNPYLAIVFTNTKKMAEEVAYFLNEKGLKVGRVHGDLNPRERKKMMKQIQDLEYQYIVATDLASRGIDIEGVSHVINYELPSDLDFYIHRVGRTARAGNSGIALTVYESSDEDALNRLEKMGIQFKYVDLKNGEFAETDERNKRKTRVRKEDEADRKAKSIVKKPQKVKPGYKKKMQWEMDKIKKRQRRIDQRKK, via the coding sequence ATGAAAGAAAATCGATTTGAACGTTTTAAGTTTCAACCGTTTATTATAGACTCCCTGAATCAGTTTGGATTTTTTGAGCCAACCGAAATTCAGGAGCGGATGATTCCATTGGTTTTAAAAGGAGAAAGTGCAATTGGCCAATCGCAAACAGGAACAGGTAAAACGCTGGCTTATGCACTGCCGATTCTTGAAAAAATTGATCCTGCGCGCCAAGAGGTGCAAGCTGTCATTACTGCACCCACACGGGAATTAGCTTCCCAGATCTATCAGCAAATCTTGAAGGTTACTGCACAATGCAGTCCTGAGAGCTCGATTATGACGAGATGTTATATTGGCGGAACAGACAAGCAGCGCACGATTGAAAAATTGAAGGTGCAGCCGCACATTGTTATAGGGACACCTGGAAGAATTAAGGATTTAATGATTGACCAAGCATTGTTCATCCATACATCAAATATACTGGTGGTCGATGAAGCTGATATGATGCTGGATATGGGTTTTATAGAAGAAGTGGATCAAGTAGCCGCTAAGATGCAGGAAAAACTGCAAATGCTGGTCTTTTCAGCTACCATTCCTGAAAAATTAAAACCTTTTCTAAAAAAGTATATGGAAAATCCAAAAATGGTACAGATTGAACCAAAAAGAAAAGCGGCGGAAAATTTAGAGCATTATTTGCTGCCATCAAGACATCGTAGTAAAAAGCAGCTTGTTCATGATACATTACTTGCCTATAATCCCTATTTAGCGATTGTATTTACAAATACAAAAAAAATGGCCGAAGAAGTTGCTTATTTTTTGAATGAAAAAGGCTTAAAAGTCGGCCGGGTGCATGGTGATTTAAACCCTCGGGAACGGAAAAAAATGATGAAGCAGATTCAAGATTTGGAATACCAATATATCGTTGCCACTGACCTTGCTTCACGGGGCATTGATATTGAAGGTGTCAGCCATGTTATTAACTATGAACTCCCTTCAGACTTAGATTTCTATATCCATCGGGTGGGCAGGACAGCGCGGGCAGGAAATTCAGGTATTGCTCTTACGGTTTATGAAAGCTCAGACGAAGATGCCCTAAATCGTCTAGAAAAAATGGGGATTCAATTTAAGTATGTAGATCTGAAAAATGGAGAGTTCGCTGAAACAGATGAACGAAATAAGCGAAAGACACGGGTAAGGAAAGAAGATGAGGCTGATAGAAAAGCCAAATCGATTGTGAAGAAACCGCAAAAAGTAAAACCGGGATATAAAAAGAAAATGCAATGGGAAATGGATAAAATTAAAAAACGCCAGCGAAGAATCGACCAAAGAAAGAAATAA
- the vrrA gene encoding VrrA/YqfQ family protein has protein sequence MLPGPRMPMNGGIGPNLFGGRSPMMGTGGNPFGGGGPMMRPPAGPMGGGNPMMRSMMGAGQMNRGGGLLSKLLGRGSQAGGPGGLMGMQGAGRAAGGGGGLLQSLSNPGGLSGILNNTQNVLKTAQSLGPMIQQYGPMVKNLPAIWKMYRGFKNASKSSDSTSDATNSKKIAAEDESSSNESTEIRTTKKTTRRSKIQTTGSKKRNQPQSSMHSSSYQKGSSIPKMYI, from the coding sequence ATGTTGCCAGGACCAAGAATGCCTATGAATGGCGGAATCGGCCCAAATCTGTTTGGAGGAAGAAGCCCGATGATGGGAACAGGCGGGAATCCATTTGGCGGTGGAGGGCCGATGATGAGGCCGCCGGCGGGTCCTATGGGCGGAGGTAATCCAATGATGCGGTCTATGATGGGTGCCGGCCAAATGAACAGAGGCGGCGGTTTACTTTCGAAACTTCTCGGAAGAGGTAGTCAAGCTGGCGGACCGGGAGGACTAATGGGAATGCAGGGAGCGGGAAGAGCCGCTGGAGGCGGAGGCGGCTTACTCCAATCTTTAAGTAACCCTGGGGGACTATCAGGGATTCTAAATAACACTCAGAATGTCTTAAAAACTGCCCAGTCTCTAGGGCCGATGATTCAACAGTATGGACCTATGGTAAAAAATCTGCCGGCGATTTGGAAGATGTATCGAGGCTTCAAAAATGCCTCAAAAAGTTCGGATTCAACTTCCGATGCAACAAATTCAAAGAAAATAGCAGCTGAAGACGAATCTTCAAGCAATGAATCAACTGAAATAAGAACTACAAAGAAAACAACACGCCGAAGCAAAATCCAAACTACTGGTTCTAAGAAAAGAAACCAACCGCAAAGCTCTATGCACAGTAGTTCATATCAAAAGGGAAGCTCAATACCAAAAATGTATATTTGA
- a CDS encoding 4-hydroxy-3-methylbut-2-enyl diphosphate reductase, translating to MQIIKISPRGYCYGVVDAMVIARNAALDKTLPRPIYILGMIVHNKHVTDAFEEEGIITLDGKNRKDILDKVDKGTVIFTAHGISPEVRELAKKKGLVTIDATCPDVTRTHDLIEEKTKEGYQVIYIGKKGHPEPEGAVGVAPGMVHLVETPGDVEALTVENDKLIVTNQTTMSQWDVADTMKKVQEKYPHVQVYNEICHATQIRQEAVAEQATEADVTIVVGDPMSNNSNRLAQVSEEIAGTKAYRIADITELEIDWIKNAKNVAVTSGASTPTPITKEVITFLEQFDPNNEATWERRKKVQLSRILPKVKKTEV from the coding sequence ATGCAAATAATTAAAATATCACCGCGCGGTTACTGCTATGGCGTAGTGGATGCTATGGTCATCGCAAGAAATGCCGCACTTGATAAAACATTGCCTCGTCCAATCTATATTTTAGGTATGATTGTTCATAATAAACATGTTACAGATGCCTTTGAGGAAGAAGGAATTATTACTCTTGACGGGAAAAATCGCAAGGATATTCTTGATAAAGTAGATAAGGGTACCGTGATCTTTACTGCCCATGGGATCTCCCCAGAGGTAAGGGAACTGGCAAAAAAGAAAGGGCTTGTCACTATTGATGCAACTTGCCCTGATGTCACCAGAACACATGACTTGATTGAAGAAAAAACAAAAGAAGGATATCAAGTAATTTATATTGGCAAAAAAGGCCATCCCGAACCTGAGGGCGCCGTCGGAGTTGCTCCAGGTATGGTTCACCTAGTGGAAACACCTGGTGATGTGGAAGCATTAACGGTTGAAAATGACAAGCTAATTGTCACTAACCAAACCACAATGAGTCAATGGGATGTGGCCGATACCATGAAAAAGGTTCAGGAAAAATATCCTCATGTCCAGGTTTATAATGAAATATGTCATGCGACACAAATACGCCAAGAAGCAGTTGCCGAGCAAGCCACAGAAGCGGATGTAACGATTGTTGTGGGTGATCCGATGAGCAATAACTCGAATCGTTTAGCCCAGGTTTCGGAGGAAATTGCCGGAACAAAGGCATATCGCATTGCCGATATTACCGAATTAGAAATCGACTGGATTAAGAATGCCAAGAATGTTGCTGTAACATCCGGGGCCTCGACACCAACCCCTATTACAAAAGAAGTGATTACTTTCCTTGAACAATTTGATCCAAATAATGAAGCAACTTGGGAACGGAGAAAAAAGGTTCAGCTAAGCAGAATTCTACCAAAAGTAAAAAAGACTGAGGTATAA
- a CDS encoding Nif3-like dinuclear metal center hexameric protein, producing MKNPNGHEIIQLFEQFSPKGLAMEGDRIGLQIGRLNKKVERVMIALDVLEDVIEEAIEKNVQLIISHHPMIYRPLKNVLTDTVQGKMIEKLLKHDIAVYAAHTNLDVAKGGVNDLLADALRIEEAEVLVPTYDTVLKKIVVFVPSSHAESVRQALGDAGAGFIGNYSHCSFSANGTGRFLPGDNTTPYLGQAGTLEEVDEVRIETIIPEQQLKKAITAMIKAHPYEEVAYDVYPLENQGEVLGLGRIGKVSEMTLGEFAKKVKAALEVDTVRVVGDLTAKVKKVAVLGGDGNKYFMNAKFKGADVYITGDIYYHTAHDAMMQGLNMIDPGHNVEKVMKKGLTATLQKLCTDSGYVVEIFPSEVNTDPFQFI from the coding sequence ATGAAGAATCCTAATGGTCATGAAATTATCCAATTATTTGAACAGTTTTCACCGAAAGGGCTGGCAATGGAAGGTGATAGGATTGGTCTTCAGATTGGCCGCTTAAACAAAAAGGTTGAACGAGTAATGATTGCCCTCGATGTTCTTGAAGATGTCATTGAGGAGGCAATCGAAAAAAATGTACAGCTGATTATTTCGCACCATCCGATGATTTACCGTCCGCTTAAAAATGTGCTGACAGATACGGTACAGGGGAAAATGATTGAAAAGTTATTAAAGCATGATATTGCTGTTTATGCAGCCCATACTAACCTTGACGTGGCAAAGGGCGGGGTAAATGATCTGCTGGCAGATGCCTTAAGGATAGAAGAGGCAGAGGTGCTTGTACCAACTTATGATACAGTGCTTAAAAAAATAGTCGTATTTGTTCCATCAAGCCACGCTGAATCAGTTAGACAAGCCCTTGGAGATGCGGGAGCAGGATTTATCGGCAATTATAGTCATTGTTCTTTCTCTGCAAATGGAACAGGCAGATTCTTACCCGGGGATAATACAACGCCATACTTGGGACAAGCAGGAACGTTAGAAGAAGTGGACGAGGTAAGAATTGAGACGATCATTCCGGAGCAGCAGCTGAAAAAAGCAATTACAGCAATGATTAAGGCGCATCCATATGAGGAAGTGGCCTATGATGTATATCCGTTGGAAAATCAGGGAGAAGTCCTTGGGTTAGGCAGGATTGGCAAGGTAAGTGAAATGACTCTTGGAGAATTTGCAAAAAAAGTGAAAGCTGCACTTGAAGTAGATACAGTACGTGTCGTCGGTGATTTAACTGCTAAGGTAAAAAAAGTTGCGGTTTTAGGCGGCGATGGCAATAAATACTTCATGAATGCTAAGTTCAAAGGAGCAGATGTGTATATTACAGGTGATATTTACTATCACACTGCACATGATGCGATGATGCAAGGATTGAATATGATTGATCCTGGGCACAATGTTGAAAAAGTAATGAAAAAGGGGCTGACAGCAACGTTACAAAAGCTATGCACCGATTCAGGATATGTGGTTGAGATTTTTCCTTCCGAAGTAAACACAGATCCGTTTCAATTTATTTAA
- a CDS encoding tRNA (adenine(22)-N(1))-methyltransferase, producing MNSDRLSSRLATVAKYVPTGATLVDVGSDHAYLPCFLAKNTGITFAVAGEVAEGPYQSAKRNVLAEGLSEVIAVRLGDGLDVIEPGEIEYVTIAGMGGALITSILEKGKDKLGSVKRLILQPNISAISIRKWLLDHNWKLSMEEILEEDGKIYEVLVAEKGKDTEDSLMPYGENLQEGLLFGPYLVKEKSAVFKKKWQNERGNWERIYQQLENAAQTPDTIEKKQEILFKMSLVKEVIQDEES from the coding sequence TTGAATTCGGATAGATTATCGTCTCGATTAGCAACAGTTGCAAAATATGTGCCCACCGGTGCAACATTAGTCGATGTCGGCTCAGATCATGCTTATTTACCATGTTTTTTGGCGAAGAACACCGGTATTACCTTTGCTGTTGCGGGTGAGGTAGCTGAAGGACCCTATCAGTCCGCGAAAAGAAATGTATTGGCTGAAGGTTTGTCGGAGGTTATTGCCGTTCGCTTAGGAGATGGGCTTGACGTTATTGAACCTGGAGAAATAGAATACGTAACAATAGCTGGCATGGGTGGAGCATTAATTACAAGTATTTTGGAAAAGGGCAAGGACAAGCTGGGTTCTGTGAAAAGGCTTATTTTACAGCCCAACATTAGTGCAATTTCCATTCGAAAATGGCTGTTAGATCATAACTGGAAGCTGTCGATGGAAGAGATTCTCGAAGAAGATGGAAAGATTTATGAGGTATTGGTCGCCGAAAAAGGCAAGGACACCGAAGATTCATTGATGCCTTATGGAGAGAACTTACAAGAAGGCTTATTATTCGGACCGTATCTTGTTAAAGAGAAGAGTGCGGTTTTTAAGAAAAAGTGGCAAAATGAGAGGGGAAATTGGGAGCGAATATACCAGCAGCTTGAAAATGCTGCTCAAACTCCTGATACGATTGAAAAGAAGCAGGAGATTTTATTTAAAATGTCGTTGGTAAAGGAGGTAATCCAAGATGAAGAATCCTAA
- the cccA gene encoding cytochrome c550: protein MNRNPVIPYVLVMVFGIVLVFFLSFKGLGDMKEVAKENGEGKGGEKTEVAASNPEEIYKSTCIGCHGDQYQGGVGPSLKDTGLSKDEVKDILTNGKGTGMPAGLVPAEQIDAMAEWVSKLK, encoded by the coding sequence ATGAATCGAAATCCGGTAATACCTTACGTTCTCGTCATGGTTTTTGGAATTGTACTAGTGTTCTTCTTGTCATTCAAAGGCCTTGGCGACATGAAGGAAGTCGCTAAAGAAAATGGCGAAGGAAAAGGCGGAGAGAAAACAGAAGTTGCCGCATCTAATCCAGAAGAAATTTATAAATCAACTTGTATCGGCTGTCATGGTGATCAATACCAAGGAGGAGTGGGTCCTTCATTAAAAGATACTGGTTTATCAAAGGATGAAGTTAAAGATATCCTAACGAATGGTAAAGGTACAGGAATGCCTGCAGGTCTTGTACCAGCAGAACAGATTGATGCAATGGCTGAGTGGGTTTCTAAATTAAAGTAA
- a CDS encoding acyl-CoA dehydrogenase family protein → MNFDLTSEQEMIKRTLRQFADEEVAPGAIERDRTKQFPADIFKKLAEMGIMGLPFPEEYGGGGADTVSFAIVVEELSRVCGSTGITYSAHISLGGAPLYLFGTEQQKQKYLTPICTGESFGAFGLTEPNAGSDAGGTRTTAKEVNGEFLINGNKCFITNASFANHLALTAVTGEREGKKEISAIIVPTNGTGFTVIDNYEKMGLHSSNTTELVLEDVRVPVENLLGKRGEGFRQFLITLDGGRIGIGAMAVGIAQGAYEKALAYAKERKQFGKSISSFQAIQFKLADMAMKIELARNMVYKAAWLKDKGRPFSKEAAMCKLYASEICMEVTDQAVQIHGGYGYMKEYHVERMMRDAKLLEIGEGTSEVQRMVISRLIGC, encoded by the coding sequence ATGAATTTTGATTTAACTTCCGAACAAGAAATGATTAAACGGACATTACGCCAGTTTGCGGATGAAGAAGTTGCGCCTGGTGCTATCGAACGGGACCGAACAAAACAATTTCCTGCAGATATATTCAAGAAACTGGCTGAGATGGGGATTATGGGGCTGCCTTTTCCTGAAGAATATGGAGGCGGAGGGGCAGATACGGTTAGCTTTGCTATCGTTGTTGAAGAATTAAGCCGTGTATGCGGCTCGACTGGAATCACCTATTCTGCCCATATTTCTTTAGGTGGGGCCCCATTATATTTGTTTGGAACGGAGCAGCAGAAACAAAAATACTTAACTCCTATTTGTACAGGAGAATCATTTGGAGCATTTGGTCTCACGGAACCTAATGCGGGGTCTGATGCAGGGGGGACAAGAACAACGGCCAAAGAAGTCAATGGAGAGTTCCTTATTAATGGAAATAAATGTTTCATCACCAATGCAAGCTTTGCCAATCATTTGGCCTTAACAGCAGTTACAGGTGAAAGAGAGGGAAAAAAGGAAATAAGTGCAATCATTGTTCCAACAAATGGAACTGGTTTTACAGTCATTGATAATTACGAAAAAATGGGCTTACATTCATCGAATACAACAGAGCTTGTATTAGAGGATGTTAGAGTGCCTGTAGAGAACCTTCTGGGAAAGCGCGGAGAGGGCTTTAGACAGTTTTTAATAACGCTTGATGGCGGACGTATCGGAATCGGCGCAATGGCTGTAGGGATTGCTCAGGGGGCGTATGAGAAAGCTCTTGCTTATGCAAAAGAGCGTAAGCAATTCGGCAAATCGATTTCCTCCTTCCAAGCGATTCAGTTTAAGCTTGCGGATATGGCAATGAAAATTGAATTGGCTCGGAATATGGTTTATAAGGCAGCATGGCTAAAAGACAAGGGCAGACCTTTTTCAAAGGAAGCCGCCATGTGTAAACTGTACGCTTCTGAGATTTGTATGGAAGTTACAGATCAAGCAGTGCAAATACATGGAGGATACGGTTATATGAAGGAATATCATGTGGAGAGAATGATGCGTGATGCCAAGCTGCTTGAAATAGGTGAGGGTACCTCAGAGGTGCAAAGAATGGTTATTTCACGATTAATTGGTTGTTAA
- the rpoD gene encoding RNA polymerase sigma factor RpoD, protein MAAEKSARSKEVENELTLEQVKDQLTELGKKIGVLAYDDIAEKLANFELESEQMDEFLEFLGDQGIELVGDNDEDPDDKKIAKEDDEEFDLNDLSVPPGVKINDPVRMYLKEIGRVDLLSAEEEIKLANRIEEGDEEAKRRLAEANLRLVVSIAKRYVGRGMLFLDLIQEGNMGLIKAVEKFDYRKGFKFSTYATWWIRQAITRAIADQARTIRIPVHMVETINKLIRVQRQLLQDLGREPTPEEIGEDMDLTPDKVREILKIAQEPVSLETPIGEEDDSHLGDFIEDQDATSPSEHAAYELLKEQLEDVLDTLTDREENVLRLRFGLDDGRTRTLEEVGKVFGVTRERIRQIEAKALRKLRHPSRSKRLKDFLE, encoded by the coding sequence ATGGCTGCTGAAAAATCAGCCCGTTCAAAAGAGGTTGAAAATGAATTAACCCTTGAACAAGTAAAAGACCAGTTAACTGAGCTGGGTAAAAAAATCGGTGTCCTTGCCTATGATGATATTGCGGAAAAGCTTGCTAATTTTGAATTAGAGTCTGAGCAAATGGATGAATTCTTAGAATTTCTAGGTGATCAAGGAATCGAATTGGTCGGAGATAATGACGAGGATCCGGATGATAAAAAAATTGCAAAAGAAGATGACGAAGAATTTGATTTAAATGATCTTAGCGTGCCTCCTGGAGTTAAGATAAATGATCCAGTTCGTATGTACTTAAAAGAAATCGGCCGTGTAGACCTGCTGTCTGCTGAAGAAGAAATTAAACTGGCCAACCGGATTGAAGAAGGCGACGAAGAAGCTAAGCGACGTCTTGCTGAAGCAAACCTCCGCCTTGTTGTTAGTATTGCCAAGCGCTATGTGGGCCGTGGAATGCTATTTCTTGATTTGATTCAAGAAGGTAATATGGGTCTAATCAAGGCAGTTGAGAAATTTGATTACCGAAAAGGTTTCAAATTCAGTACGTACGCGACCTGGTGGATTCGACAGGCGATTACTCGTGCAATTGCAGACCAAGCAAGAACGATTCGAATTCCAGTGCATATGGTTGAAACGATTAATAAACTGATTCGTGTTCAGCGTCAATTACTTCAAGACCTCGGCCGCGAACCAACACCTGAAGAAATTGGCGAAGATATGGATTTAACCCCTGATAAGGTTAGGGAAATTTTAAAAATTGCCCAAGAACCTGTCTCACTTGAAACACCGATTGGTGAAGAAGATGATTCACATCTTGGGGATTTTATCGAAGATCAAGATGCAACCTCACCATCTGAACATGCTGCCTATGAGTTATTAAAGGAGCAGCTGGAAGATGTGCTTGATACTTTAACTGATCGCGAAGAAAATGTTCTTCGCCTGCGTTTTGGACTGGATGATGGCCGCACCCGCACACTAGAAGAGGTGGGCAAAGTTTTCGGCGTAACACGAGAACGTATTCGCCAAATCGAAGCGAAGGCATTGCGTAAATTACGTCATCCAAGCCGCAGCAAACGCCTAAAAGATTTCTTAGAATAG
- the dnaG gene encoding DNA primase: MAERIAEEKIDQIRQAVDIVEVISDYVQLKKQGRNYFGLCPFHGESTPSFSVSTDKQIFHCFGCGAGGNVFSFLMELEGMSFQEAAIKLASKVNIDLEINLPSAVSGKKVSAELQSMLDAHELLRKFYHHLLVNTKEGQHALEYLLGRGFTRESIDKFQIGYSLNSWDFVCKFLTKRDFAPEWMEKAGLMIKRERDGTYFDRFRDRIMFPIFDRHGNTIAFSGRSLGAEEPKYLNSPETAIFNKSKILYNYHLAKPSIKKAQHAVLFEGFADCIAAERSGVENGIATMGTSLTDEHIALLRQSVQSVTICYDSDKAGIEAAYRAGNHLHDAGFQIKVAMMPDGQDPDDYIKKNGPDKFRNEVIGASLTWMAFKFLYFRRGKNLQNEGDRLAYIEVIIKEISRLDKAVERDHYLRQLSAEFSLSLDALKQQQQQIFFAEKRKSTGKNEPFQKPLVIPKPVKELKPKHYQAERCLIAHMLKNRDVAYKVQELLAGNTFNIDEHQAIITYLLGFYEDHLEPDSSAFLTYIQDDNLRRMVANIEMMAINDEISNQELTDYIKHVLNYQKLLKIKEKEVELKEAERQSDFGKAAAIGDEINQLRKLL; this comes from the coding sequence ATGGCGGAACGCATTGCCGAAGAAAAGATAGATCAAATTCGTCAGGCTGTTGACATTGTCGAGGTAATCAGCGATTATGTTCAACTGAAAAAACAGGGGCGAAATTACTTCGGATTATGTCCTTTCCATGGAGAAAGCACCCCTTCTTTTTCAGTCTCAACGGACAAACAAATATTCCATTGCTTTGGCTGTGGAGCTGGTGGAAATGTATTTTCTTTTTTAATGGAACTAGAAGGAATGTCATTTCAAGAGGCAGCTATTAAATTAGCTTCAAAGGTTAATATCGACCTTGAGATTAATTTACCTTCAGCGGTAAGCGGGAAAAAAGTTTCAGCCGAGCTTCAATCCATGCTTGATGCTCATGAACTGTTAAGGAAATTTTATCATCACTTACTGGTAAATACAAAAGAAGGACAGCATGCATTAGAGTATTTACTGGGAAGAGGATTTACCCGGGAATCGATTGATAAGTTTCAAATTGGTTATTCTTTAAATTCGTGGGATTTTGTTTGCAAATTCCTTACTAAAAGGGATTTTGCACCTGAATGGATGGAAAAAGCCGGTTTAATGATCAAACGAGAAAGGGACGGGACGTATTTCGATCGATTCAGGGATCGAATTATGTTTCCTATTTTTGACCGTCATGGTAATACGATTGCTTTTTCAGGGAGATCATTAGGGGCCGAAGAGCCAAAATATTTAAATAGTCCCGAAACAGCAATCTTTAATAAAAGTAAAATTTTATATAATTATCACTTGGCTAAGCCAAGTATAAAAAAAGCGCAGCATGCTGTTTTGTTTGAGGGATTTGCCGATTGTATTGCAGCAGAACGATCTGGAGTGGAGAATGGTATTGCCACAATGGGGACATCCTTGACAGATGAACATATAGCCCTTTTACGACAAAGCGTTCAATCGGTGACTATCTGCTATGATTCCGATAAAGCAGGTATAGAAGCTGCTTACCGTGCAGGGAACCACCTTCATGATGCTGGGTTTCAAATTAAGGTAGCTATGATGCCTGATGGACAGGATCCGGATGACTATATCAAAAAAAATGGTCCCGACAAATTCCGCAATGAAGTGATTGGTGCAAGTTTAACCTGGATGGCATTTAAATTTCTTTACTTTCGAAGAGGAAAAAACCTTCAGAATGAAGGAGATCGGCTTGCATATATCGAAGTGATAATCAAAGAAATCAGCCGTTTGGATAAGGCTGTTGAAAGAGATCATTATTTAAGGCAGCTTTCAGCGGAATTTTCGCTATCGTTAGATGCATTAAAACAGCAGCAACAGCAAATTTTCTTTGCTGAAAAAAGAAAGTCAACTGGAAAAAATGAACCTTTCCAAAAACCCTTGGTCATCCCGAAACCAGTGAAGGAATTAAAACCTAAACATTATCAGGCGGAAAGGTGTTTAATTGCCCATATGCTTAAAAATCGCGATGTGGCATACAAGGTTCAGGAATTACTTGCAGGAAACACGTTTAATATTGATGAACATCAGGCAATAATAACATATCTGTTAGGATTTTATGAGGATCATTTGGAACCTGATAGCAGTGCATTTTTAACCTATATTCAAGATGATAATCTTAGAAGAATGGTTGCCAATATTGAAATGATGGCTATAAATGATGAGATAAGCAACCAAGAATTAACTGATTATATCAAACATGTGTTGAATTATCAAAAATTGTTAAAGATAAAAGAAAAAGAAGTGGAACTAAAAGAAGCGGAGCGACAAAGTGATTTTGGAAAGGCTGCTGCAATTGGTGATGAAATCAATCAACTGCGTAAATTGCTTTAA